GCCCGCACCCCACTGGTCAACAAAGAGGAACTTCTTCAGCCCCTCGGCGAAGAACACGCCTCCGGCCAGCAGGCGAATCACCAGAACCGCCGCCTGGGCGCGCGTCTGAAGCAGTTTGCGGATGCATGCCATATCGAATCTCGCTGGCCAATGATAGGCGGTCCGTTGGGGGATATTCTCGCGCCCGCGCGGCTGCACCACCATTTCTCAGCCGCCCTTCCCGCGCCACGGGGTAATGCCTCAGTTACAGGGGGAAAGTCGCGGCGGAGGCACTAAATGAAAAAGTAATTCGTTTCTTTGAATTACTTTTTCATTTCAGGCGATGAACGAGGCCCACGCCAAGTATTCATCAACGCCGGCAAAACGGCATTGATGAATACTTGGTGCCTCCGCCGCGACTTTCCCCCCCCGTAACAGAGGGGATACGCCACGGGCCGCTTTTCGGTTGAACTCGCCACTGCGGGAGCATATAATTCGTTAGTTCCCAAAGTATAGGAGTATGACCATGAATGATGTCACGGCCATCGCCAAGGCAATGGCGGATGTAAACCGAACGCGGGTGCTCATGTTCCTGCGGGGTGGTGAACTCTGCGTCTGCCAGATCATGGAAATGCTGCAACTGGCGCCCTCAACGGTTTCGAGTCACTTGAACGTCCTGCACCGGGCGGGCCTGGTGCAATCGCGAAAGGAAGGGCGATGGATCTACTACCGTCTGCCCGGCCGCGAGGCCCCTGCTTGCGTCAAGGCCGCCATTCGCTGGCTCCAGGAATCTCTAGCGGACGACCTTGAAGTCGCCCAGGACGCCAGGCAGGTCAAGTCCGTCTGCAAGATGAGTCTGGATGACCTATGTTGCCGGTACAAGAGCAAGGAATAGTCATGGCCGGCAAACTCAAAGTCCTGTTCCTCTGCACCGGCAATTCCTGCCGCAGCCAGATGGCCGAGGGCTGGGCCAGGCATCTGCGCGGCGATGCCATTGAGGCCCACTCGGCCGGAATCGTAGCGCATGGACTCAACCCACAGGCCGCTGCAGTAATGGCCGAGGCGGGCGTCGACATCTCCGACCATCGCTCCAAGACGCTGGCGGAGGTAATGGACGTGCCGTTTGACTACGTCGTAACCGTCTGCGCCAACGCCAACGAAACCTGCCCGGTCTTCCCCGGCCGGGCCAAGGTGGTGCATGTAGGGTTCGACGACCCTCCGAAGCTGGCTAAAAACGCCAAGACCGAGGAGGAGGCTCTGGCCCACTATCGCCGCGTGCGCGACGAGATCCGCGCGTACGTCGAA
The sequence above is a segment of the Planctomycetaceae bacterium genome. Coding sequences within it:
- a CDS encoding arsenate reductase ArsC, which translates into the protein MAGKLKVLFLCTGNSCRSQMAEGWARHLRGDAIEAHSAGIVAHGLNPQAAAVMAEAGVDISDHRSKTLAEVMDVPFDYVVTVCANANETCPVFPGRAKVVHVGFDDPPKLAKNAKTEEEALAHYRRVRDEIRAYVETLPQSLSRGPDRP
- a CDS encoding metalloregulator ArsR/SmtB family transcription factor; this translates as MNDVTAIAKAMADVNRTRVLMFLRGGELCVCQIMEMLQLAPSTVSSHLNVLHRAGLVQSRKEGRWIYYRLPGREAPACVKAAIRWLQESLADDLEVAQDARQVKSVCKMSLDDLCCRYKSKE